The Arachis duranensis cultivar V14167 chromosome 9, aradu.V14167.gnm2.J7QH, whole genome shotgun sequence genomic sequence agtaaaaaccAAGCAAGAAATCGACCTCTTAaccgacctctcacaagtcttcaACACTATAAGgttgcatgggatgagactaaatcccgcaaaatgcgccttcgcagtagaagcggGGAAATTTCTAGGCttcatgctaacacaaaggGGGATTGAGGCCAATCCCGACAAATGCAGAGCCATCTtagaaatgaaaagcccgacttgtttaAGAGAGGTTCAacagctcaatggccgacttgcagcactctccagatttttggcaggatcggcactaaaatcccttccattattctccttattaagaaagggatgccagtttgaatggactccggaatgtgaggaggcgttccaagagttcaaaaacttcttaagccaacctcctatcttAACCCGACCAGTACTGGGAAAAGACCTTGTCCTATACCTATCCGTGGCAAACAGGGCTGTCTCATCAGCCCTGATCAAAGAAGACGAGGTCAGTCAACACCCGGTCTACTTTACCAGTAAGGTCCTACAAGGCCCTgagctaaggtaccacaaactagagaagtttgcctactccttagtaatagcctcacgaaggctacgaccttactttcaggctcacacaataagagtccgcacgaaccaacccatgaagcaaatcctccaaaagacggatgttgcagggagaatggttcaatgggcgatagagctctccgagtttgacttgagatatgaaactcggactgcaattaaagcccaatgcctcgccgacttcattgcagaatatGCAGGTGAACAAGAGGAAAAaccgactacatgggaactctatgtagacggatcctccaacaagacagggagcggcgcaggcataatattggtagacGGAAAAGGAACCCAGATTGAGgtctccttaaaatttgaatttccggcttcaaacaatcaggcagaatatgaggcCTTGATTGCCGGATTAAAATTAGCAGAAGAAGTCGGCGCCACAAAGGTGATGAtctacagcgactcacaagtggtgacctcccaaataagtggagagtatcaggcaaaggaccccaatatgaagaagtacttggagaaaaccttggagcaccttgggcgctttgcagaaaccgaggttaagcatataactcgggatctaaatagcagagctgacgccctatccaagttagcaagcaCCAAACCCGGAGGGAACAATagaagcctgatccaagaaactctccaaGAGCCCTCGGTGTCAAAAACAGAAGACGAACAAGAGGTACTTGAAGTAGTCGGTCtagacctcggatggatgaatcccttagtcgaatacctgaaattcgacatcctccccaaggaggagaaagaagctaaaaggattcgaagggaagcacaactttataccttggtgagaaatgtcctttacagaagagggatatcaacaccattgctgaagtgcgtaccgacctcaagaaccaccGAGGTATTGGAGGAAGTGCATAGTGGGACctgcggaaaccatctcggagcaaggtcgcTGGCCAGAAAAGTAATCCGAGcaggattctactggccgaccttgcagaaagatgcaacagactttgtgaaaaaatgccagccatgccagatgcatgcaaatttccacgtggctccaccagaagagctcattagtataacttccccctggcctttcgcaaaatggggaatggatttgttaggtccttttccccaagcaccggggcaagtcaaatacttgatcgtgggaatagactacttcacaaagtggatagaagcagaaccattagccaccatcaccgctcaaagaagtcgcaggttcctctacaaaaacatTATCACAAGGTATGGAATACCTTATTCtatcaccacagataatggaacccaattcaccgacgctACCTTTAGAAGTCtcgtagccagtatgaaaatcaagcatcaattcacctcggtggaacacccacaagccaatgggcaagccgaggcagctaacaaagtcatactggcaggatTGAAGAAAAGATTAcaggaagcaaagggagcttgggctgaagagctcccccAAGTGCTGTGGGCTTACAGGAcaaccccccaatccgccacaggagaaacacccttccgactagtctacggcgtagaagccatgattcctATAGAAATCAgtgagcaaagcccaagggtaattctTCATGATGAGGTCGGAAATGtacaggggcacaaagaggagctcgattTGCTCCCCGAAATCCGAGAAGgtgcccagataagagaagcggcgttaaaacaaaggatgactaccAGATACAACagaaaagtcattcgaagaacatttgccTTAGATGACTTGGTcctaatcagaaacgacattggagtcaacaaatcgggagaaggaaagctcgccgcaaattggaaagggccatacaaaatcaaggaagtgTTAGGGAAAGGTTGttataaagtaaccgacctgaATGGCACTgagctaccaaggtcgtggcatgcttgtaatatgaaaaggtactacagttaaaagcgaactctactccctgatgtactcttttcccaacttcatgattttttcccaaaaagggttttttctggagaagggtttttaacgaggcatcatagtagagacTAAGGGAAAAAGCTATCAAGGCCCTTAGTAGCAAAGAGGTACCTtcccaattaataaagatcttttttacaATATCTCTCTTAAAATCCTCCTTTATTTTCAtaagtctttctacgaaacgcgccgacttaagctcgacaaaacgtgaaaatcccatgaaccgacctaacatggtcgtcaggataaaacgacgaggtacaagtcggcgtaaagaggttatatgagTTGATCGTATTAAACTCGGGAACAGTCCGACTCCTAAGTCGAAGACAAGAACCCGAGTAGAAAAACTCGGATATATTCCGAGTAAACgaaaaacgcatcgcaaaaataacctaagtcataaaaactcactaaagcaaaagttgagtataaaggaTAATAAAAGAGATATCAAAACCTGGAAAAAGTTCAAAGGTTGCATGCAAGCCTTTGAACTTAAAGGGCTCGAGAAAACAATACAAGCTAACAAAAGGTTTTTCCGAAAAGATCAAACATATCCAAAACAGAAAAGCATGTGCACGCACAAGGTAACTTaagacccttatccaaaaaagggtatttatttcgtttaaacccttatccaaaaaagggcacgGATCGGAATATTTTGTTaacggccttaaaaggccagAAAGCAATTGTTCACAACCACCAACAGagaaataaagtttaaaaatggggggacccacaggccgggcccccatatagccataaaaaataatagaagtcATTTTTTGATCGGAGTAGAGGAATCACCACCACCAGGAGAAGCGCCACCAGGACCGGGAGGAGGAGCCGAAGAGGAAGTCGGGGCAAGGATTGAAGAACTCGGAGCATCTTTGGAACGAGGAGGagactcaataatcctctgTCCCCGAGTCTTTAGGTCTGACTCGGAAACGACCTCGGGGGCAGGAGGATCAACAATGGCACCATCGATAACTACCTTAtcaggatgtaaaggagaaagGTCCAAATCGGgagcaataactctgacttgTTCCAAGAAAAtcctccaagactcctcggcgcCCTCGGCTATAGAATCCTCCAACTCGGCGTATGCGTTCCGGGAATTCAGCAAGTCCTTCCTCATAGCAACAATATCTTGAAACAAACTGTGGTAGCTCTCTTGCGCTGTTTTCCTCAAATTTGCCTCCAAGGTGCATTGAGCCCGCAGCTTACCCTCCTCCTCCTTAAGGTGATCCCTCTCTTTCCTCAGTctatctctctcctccttcaactctttttcatgtttttcataaataagAAGTCTCCCCTCTAGCTCATCAACCTTCGAGGACGCCCCCAAAGAGCTGAGGGGAGCCTTCTCAAAAATGTCTAAGAGTTTGCTACAAACACCCGCTGTCCTAAAACTCTCCTCGGCCATGGCGGTAAGGTGGTTTCGAACAaaaacatcatccatacttataaaaggatagatgttctttcggacgaatgccaaagcatccgccttaaccccaccatcaaaagaagaagagccagactccgaagtcttgcgcttcttcttctcgggCTCAGAGAGAGTTTAGGCAGAAAGGGGTGGTCGGGGCAAACTTGAGGAAGAAATGACAAGGGGTTGAGAGGGAGTACCCACATTcttaggaggaggaggaggaggtggagAGATGACCGTCTTGGCCCTAGCCCGGGACTTCGCCTTAGCCTCCTGGACCCTTTGGTAGGCCTCCTGAGCGTTCCTTTTTGCCATATCTACAAAAGAAGCAACCAAGTTACAAGTCGGTAAAACACAAGTCGGCGGAAACAACTCGGAAAAAAGAAATGCATGCACTACCTATGCAAGATTGAACAAAAGTCGACGCCCCCTGAAGGATTTTCCTCGTATCTAAGTATGGGGCCTTCCCCCATGCTTCTCGGAAAAATCCCACaatggccgcctccacctcgtCTAGGTCATCTAGACCAATCTTTTCGCAAGGGGAGGCCGGCAACCAGTAAAGGGGAAAGCGAGGGGAGGAATGCTCGTCTagaaaaaaggggtggtgaccctctacggcttgaactttgaaaaagaagtttttgaagtcgtgaaaagattcatcaaaaagggtgaaaatcctccgaccttgaatagctcggaaggatacccattgttgtttgttgtttagcccactaaagggcttagtcatatggaaaagataaaagaaaattctCAAGGAAGTCGGAAAATCCAGAGCGTGGCTGATAAACTGGTAAATcttcaaaaaaccccaagaattggggtgaagttgagtaGGGGCAACTCTACAGTGATGCAAAACAGATATCTCAAAATCGGAGAAGGGAAGAGAAACACCCAAACGggtgatcatacattcatacataaagaaaaaatgaggggccgcctCATTCTCCCTCCCAAAACAGACCCGGTCTTCAGGACCCGGGATTATCAGTTCATATTTCGGCTCGTCCTCCTCCGAAGTACAGAGCCTATGACGAGTACGAAGATGAGTAATGAACTCAGCATCGACCAACGGTTCCTCCCCAAGAACCGTAACGTcaacccactgagaaagaaTGTCCACAGAagccattttttttaaaaaaaaaagaaaaagtggcAAAGacctacaaaaaggaaaaagaaaaagaaaaatcaaaaaacaggGCCCCTAAAGAGGAGAGACATGAAGCTAGAATCTACAGGACAACCTATCCACTCGCAAAACAAAACATGCAAACATAAAGCATGACATGACAAAAACAAAACTAACCTTTATCCGAAAATGAAGGTTGGAGAAGAACAGAAGTCTTCGAACGCAAGAATGCAGCACAAGGagaagtttgaaagattgcagaaacggaaaatagaaagagatggaaagtatttataaatacacccaggggcataatggtaaaaacggagcagtcattaatgagattgcaccgttaccaaagccCTCAATGCTTCCCCAACGGACACGACGTTTGAGttgacgtaactgtcagaaacaaagggtcgcgaaaatcacgtcggtttctAAAACCCACGTCTCCTCCAAATAAGTCGACTACGACAAGTCGACTACGCACCCGAGTTGAATACTTGAACCCaaactttaaagaaaatttgggctcaagtaggggcactgttcataccctggcccaacgataaaggcccaggtccaaataagAGGCCTAACCTGAAGGGTTACGCCTAGATAAAATaccgaccttcacataagaagtcggtatcaaccacgacttggtctgAAGAAGTCGGGTAAGAGGTTAtatggcagataaacactcattcaaatgagtaaccgccccgaaaatctctctaaccgcttcataaaaccgtatcttaacctccccaagataatggggACGGTTagcaccctaaagatacggcactacaccaacggtggttattggctcaccactataaatacactaacacccctcaggtatctctaagtccaatactctctaaagacctgtccaatactctctagacctgcctacactcttgctaacttaggcatcggagtgtctttgcaggtaccaccccccattcactcgcgggcacaagtcggacggagcctcccgagttgcagATCCACCGGAGTTCTCCTCCATCACGCACTTGGGCCGCCAAACGCCATCCACCTatttaatctccggttacctacAGTTACCTACCGTAACAAGTATAATACAACATAGAAGTAAACAAAATACAACCTATTTCTCTATAAACCAGCCTCTAAGAGCAATATACATGTACAtatacaaaagtggaaaaaaaatCTAAGTACAAAATAAAGAGGAGTCTTCACTTTCCACAGAGATTTTAGCACGCTCAACGAGGTGCATCACGCCTTGTAtctgaaaataaataatttccaAAAtgagtgagaacatcatcctttCGGGCTTTCAGTAGGATAACACTTCCAAATAGAGACGATGTAAAACGATACAAACCTACTAGGCATTCTTAAACTCCAATCATTCAAGGTTCAAGCCTAGGGTCCTTTCTAATCccaggctctcctaaattataaatgaaaatgaaattaaaagcaaattacaattaaaaaaaaaattcactattctagatgcttcttgtggccttgattgattCGTACATGTGAGCTGACTTGCTTGAGCTTTGAAGTGGACTTGGATGAGAGACATGAATTGTATTGAGCTCCAGGGGTGATTTGATGTTATCGGGGGCATTTTTAGCATTGCTAACGCTAAATAAAATGCTCCCAGACCCTTTATGGCGTTATCCCCAGCGTTTCTGGCGTTGCCAATGCCCAACAGGAGTTAGTGAGCCAACGTTGGCATTGCCAATgcctttatatttttttttgtgaaaaggTGCACTTGTGCGTACCACATACATGTGCGTACACGCACTTTGTGAAATCTTCAacccttgtgcgtacgcactcTTCTTATCGCAGGCATTGTTAAGACCAATGTTAGTGTTGGTAACGCTgacttgtgcgcacgcacaagccACGCACACTCCTTGAATTATGGAGCTTTTGTGCATACACACAAGCCCGTGTGTAGGCACACTTCCCAGAATCTGCAGTTGTGGCGTTGTTGGCCTCATGGTATCGTTATCAACGCCTTTATAACTTTACGTTCTTGTGCGTTGTCCTCTTCAGCCTTTGCTTATTGCATCCTATCAAGCATTACACATAGTGCATCAGAGTAATATACAAGATGATCTTAATATACTAAGTGTGCTAATAATGCTCATAATCACAACTTCACTTAGTATTATCTATTTCATCATATTTACCCTATATATTCCTAAATTAGCTACAATTTCACTTATgcttaatattttatttcatgtaGAGATATTTCATGCTATTActtatttattaacaaaatttgtaagaaaactcaataaaatctactaaaataataactaaaaaccGGCAATGAGGCACATGCATCAAGAAATGAGATCCAACATGCAAAATCAAGGAGCTGCAAATAAAAAACTTGAAACACAAGTGGGATATCTTTCTCAGCAAATACCCAAACCCATAAATAGTTTCCCAAGTGATACTGAAAATAATCCTAGGGGAGAAGCAAAGATCATGAagtgggaagaatgcaaggcaatCATCCTGAGGAGTAGGAAGATTTTGGAAGAAGAGGCCACCAAGCGGGAAGATCATAATAAAGAAGCCCCAACAAAGGAGTTGGAGGAGCAAAAGCAAGAAGGAAACAAAAGCACACAAAATGATGATTCAATGAAGCAGGAGGCCATGAAGCCCTTTGTGCCAAAAACTCCTTACCCCCAAAGGTTCAATGGAAATACCAAGGAAAAATAATACTCTAGATTCCTAGAAATATTCAAGTCACTTCATATCAACATTCCCTTCATAGAATCTCTTCAACAAATGCCACTGTACAtcaagttcatgaaggaatTGCTACCAAAGAAAAGTCCCTTGAATGGAGGACAAACTATTGTGATGACCAAGGAGTGCAGTGCTCTCATCCAAAGAGAGTTGCTAACAAAGAAGAAGGACACGGGAGCTTCCATATCCCATGCACCATAGGCAACAagacaattgacagaggattctgtgaccttggagcaagtataaATCTCATGCCCTTGTCCTTGATGAAGAAGCTCCAAATTACTGAATTGCAGCCCACACAAATAGCCCTCGAATTGGCTGACAAATCCTGTAAACAAGCACTTTAGGTTGTGGAAAATGTATTGGTAAAAGTAAGGAAATACTTCCTCTCGACAGATTTTGTCATTCTTGACATGGAGGAAGATTACCATCACCCCATCATTTTGGGAAGACCTTTCTTAGCTACAGCTAGAGCATTGATAAATGTTGAAAGGGGAGAATTGGTGCTGAGAGTGCATGATGAACAGTTAGTCTTCCATGTTTTCAAAACCATGCATGATTTTCCTCAAGAGAATGATTGTATGAAGATTGATTCCGTAGATACAAACTTGAAGGAGGCACCTAATGAGTCACCTCCAGAACTCCTAAGTCCATGcttgaaagagaagaaagaagtagAGGAGGTGCAACAAGTTCAAGAAGTCATGAAAACTAAGGAAGACtaatcctgaaatcacttaacaaatatatcaaggcatcgaatggaattaaagtcaattaaagttgataaaatcccctaaattcaacacaagataaaccacaaaattggggtttatcaaggaCCCACAACCGAAACCTCCATATGTGACAACCAACAAGAAATCTCTTGACACTGAGCCCACAAAGAATGAAGCGCCTcctgaagaagaaaagaatctCAAGAAGAGGGTGCCAAGAGgttggagaaacaagaaaatccccactgaaggttttCCACCAAGGGACAAAGTGATGCTAAGCTACCAACCAATAATACCACCTCAATTCTTTGTAATACCATCTCAACTTCTTGGATTATACACAATGAACAAAGTCCTATCACTTGAACATGTTGAGATCATCAAGGAGGATACTAGAAGAAAATCCACTGTGAGAGGAGAGGAGCTGAGACACTATGATCATCTTCCTTGATGaccggatattttatatgctttttggcattgttttcatatagtttttattatgttttgtttaagttttattatattttcataggttttagtgcaaaattcacatttttggattctactttgagtttgcgTGTTTTATggtaatttcagatattttctggctaaaattgaggagcttgagcaaaagtctgattcagaagcagagaaaggactgcagatgctgttaggaTCTGACCTCCATACACTCGAAGGAGCTTTTTCGaactacagaagtccaaatggcgtgctctcaacggctatggaatgctaacatctagggctttccagaaatatataatagtccatactttattttggaaatgaaggcccaaaactggcgttccatGCGAGCGACCAGCCCTATTCGTGGTGTCCAGGGTCCACAGCGGAGCAGCTagcgtccaacgcccaaaagggggtccctagccagcgttcaagGCCCCTAAGGGACCCTAGCTCGTGGAGACactcaaagctcagcccaaacactcaccaagtgggccccagaagtggattttcgcactcCTAAGTCTAGTCTAtcatatttttgtaatccttagTTAGCAGATTAGTGTTTATATACAAGAGTTCACCCTTGTTAGAGGGCTCTTGCCCACTTTATTTTTTCCATTGTATTTTCGAACAGCCTCCTAAGGTTatggttaggagctctgctgaatTTCTTGGATCAATAATATTACTATTTTCATTTAATATGTCTAATTCTATTCTCTTATGCAAcctcgttcttcatcttatgaattgagGGTGACCCGTGATAAtcactgttccgagggttacctgaaacgagtAGCTCGGACGTCTTGATGAGGCCCGAGGTGGgagtcagggacccgagcttgatatgtggagtggttggtggttgtacctgcaatgacactccgatgcttaagttagcatgggtccaagcagatattgagtagaattagagtatgagttatacctgggtgctccagtgtatttataatagttggccgtgatcttccctggataagatattcttatcttatcttatcttttgggagttttatctctatctttgtggaaccgcctttcctaggccttttcggcctttaggctttgggctgcgttccttttgatgggccttctttagCTTTTGCtatccgaggtccgacctcaggtgtgggccttgggacgaggtcggacctttcatggatttcaccgagttggaggagctcggtcagggtatgaacagtgcccctgcccgagttcgtcctttttgagaggtcgagctcgggcatagtagttttttcaaaattcaaaaaNNNNNNNNNNNNNNNNNNNNNNNNNNNNNNNNNNNNNNNNNNNNNNNNNNNNNNNNNNNNNNNNNNNNNNNNNNNNNNNNNNNNNNNNNNNNNNNNNNNNNNNNNNNNNNNNNNNNNNNNNNNNNNNNNNNNNNNNNNNNNNNNNNNNNNNNNNNNNNNNNNNNNNNNNNNNNNNNNNNNNNNNNNNNNNNNNNNNNNNNNNNNNNNNNNNNNNNNNNNNNNNNNNNNNNNNNNNNNNNNNNNNNNNNNNNNNNNNNNNNNNNNNNNNNNNNNNNNNNNNNNNNNNNNNNNNNNNNNNNNNNNNNNNNNNNNNNNNNNNNNNNNNNNNNNNNNNNNNNNNNNNNNNNNNNNNNNNNNNNNNNNNNNNNNNNNNNNNNNNNNNNNNNNNNNNNNNNNNNNNNNNNNNNNNNNNNNNNNNNNNNNNNNNNNNNNNNNNNNNNNNNNNNNNNNNNNNNNNNNNNNNNNNNNNNNNNNNNNNNNNNNNNNNNNNNNNNNNNNNNNNNNNNNNNNNNNNNNNNNNNNNNNNNNNNNNNNNNNNNNNNNNNNNNNNNNNNNNNNNNNNNNNNNNNNNNNNNNNNNNNNNNNNNNNNNNNNNNNNNNNNNNNNNNNNNNNNNNNNNNNNNNNNNNNNNNNNNNNNNNNNNNNNNNNNNNNNNNNNNNNNNNNNNNNNNNNNNNNNNNNNNNNNNNNNNNNNNNNNNNNNNNNNNNNNNNNNNNNNNNNNNNNNNNNNNNNNNNNNNNNNNNNNNNNNNNNNNNNNNNNNNNNNNNNNNNNNNNNNNNNNNNNNNNNNNNNNNNNNNNNNNNNNNNNNNNNNNNNNNNNNNNNNNNNNNNNNNNNNNNNNNNNNNNNNNNNNNNNNNNNNNNNNNNNNNNNNNNNNNNNNNNNNNNNNNNNNNNNNNNNNNNNNNNNNNNNNNNNNNNNNNNNNNNNNNNNNNNNNNNNNNNNNNNNNNNNNNNNNNNNNNNNNNNNNNNNNNNNNNNNNNNNNNNNNNNNNNNNNNNNNNNNNNNNNNNNNNNNNNNNNNNNNNNNNNNNNNNNNNNNNNNNNNNNNNNNNNNNNNNNNNNNNNNNNNNNNNNNNNNNNNNNNNNNNNNNNNNNNNNNNNNNNNNNNNNNNNNNNNNNNNNNNNNNNNNNNNNNNNNNNNNNNNNNNNNNNNNNNNNNNNNNNNNNNNNNNNNNNNNNNNNNNNNNNNNNNNNNNNNNNNNNNNNNNNNNNNNNNNNNNNNNNNNNNNNNNNNNNNNNNNNNNNNNNNNNNNNNNNNNNNNNNNNNNNNNNNNNNNNNNNNNNNNNNNNNNNNNNNNNNNNNNNNNNNNNNNNNNNNNNNNNNNNNNNNNNNNNNNNNNNNNNNNNNNNNNNNNNNNNNNNNNNNNNNNNNNNNNNNNNNNNNNNNNNNNNNNNNNNNNNNNNNNNNNNNNNNNNN encodes the following:
- the LOC107465695 gene encoding uncharacterized protein LOC107465695 — translated: MRHMHQEMRSNMQNQGAANKKLETQVGYLSQQIPKPINSFPSDTENNPRGEAKIMKWEECKAIILRSRKILEEEATKREDHNKEAPTKELEEQKQEGNKSTQNDDSMKQEAMKPFVPKTPYPQRISSTNATVHQVHEGIATKEKSLEWRTNYCDDQGVQCSHPKRVANKEEGHGSFHIPCTIGNKTIDRGFCDLGASINLMPLSLMKKLQITELQPTQIALELADKSYFVILDMEEDYHHPIILGRPFLATARALINVERGELVLRVHDEQLVFHVFKTMHDFPQENDCMKIDSVDTNLKEAPNESPPELLSPCLKEKKEVEEVQQVQEVMKTKED